A region of Ornithodoros turicata isolate Travis chromosome 5, ASM3712646v1, whole genome shotgun sequence DNA encodes the following proteins:
- the LOC135395726 gene encoding uncharacterized protein K02A2.6-like, with protein sequence MPPREAPHPWIPPSRPWSRVHLDYAGPFYGPNFLMGVDTYSRWPEVTQMSSLSATELIKHLRRMFATHGLPEVIVTDNGTRFASAEMREFTKLNGIKHVFTPVYHPASNGSAERMVQTVKSGLSRLQGSDWECRLSRLLFSLRSTPSATTGKAPAEIMFGRRLRVRIDLLRPTNDDRQQNLELPMATRWFNRGDAVFVRSYRGADK encoded by the coding sequence ATGCCGCCACGCGAAGCTCCGCACCCATGGATTCCGCCGTCCAGACCTTGGTCACGGGTTCATCTCGACTACGCGGGACCTTTCTATGGACCAAACTTCCTAATGGGAGTGGACACTTACTCACGTTGGCCGGAGGTCACACAGATGTCATCGCTCTCCGCAACAGAGCTCATCAAACATTTGCGACGGATGTTCGCTACTCACGGACTTCCGGAAGTGATTGTCACAGACAATGGCACACGCTTCGCGTCAGCCGAGATGCGAGAATTCACGAAACTAAATGGGATTAAACACGTCTTCACGCCAGTCTACCATCCAGCTTCTAACGGCTCCGCAGAACGCATGGTACAGACCGTCAAGTCTGGTCTTTCAAGACTGCAAGGGAGCGACTGGGAATGTAGACTGTCAAGGCTGCTATTTTCCTTGCGGTCCACCCCGAGTGCCACAACCGGAAAGGCACCAGCGGAAATCATGTTCGGGCGCCGCCTTCGAGTTCGAATTGACCTGCTGCGCCCTACTAACGACGATCGACAACAGAACCTAGAGTTGCCTATGGCGACGCGATGGTTTAACAGAGGTGACGCGGTGTTCGTACGAAGTTACAGAGGGGCAGACAAATGA